In a genomic window of Pelotomaculum thermopropionicum SI:
- a CDS encoding hypothetical membrane protein encodes MLATDSLVAIIKELKFSIFLSDSGLIASKKRNGSKRYKLFTSPFLLISGVWLLIYFMSAPAILLQEKAGPLSGTVTRPRLRTGLPGIMAGLGERIRREVDWKWHKNFCPWP; translated from the coding sequence ATGCTTGCCACTGATTCTTTGGTGGCCATTATAAAGGAGTTGAAGTTTTCCATCTTTTTATCGGATTCCGGGCTGATTGCCAGTAAAAAGAGAAATGGCAGCAAGCGGTACAAGCTGTTTACATCTCCTTTCTTGCTAATTTCTGGCGTTTGGCTTTTGATTTATTTTATGTCGGCACCGGCCATTCTGTTACAGGAAAAGGCCGGCCCCTTGTCCGGCACCGTCACCAGGCCGCGCCTTAGGACCGGCCTGCCTGGAATAATGGCAGGGCTGGGGGAAAGAATAAGACGGGAGGTGGATTGGAAATGGCACAAAAACTTTTGCCCCTGGCCATAG
- a CDS encoding Uncharacterized protein conserved in bacteria (membrane protein), translating to MAQKLLPLAIAALSGIAMAVQGSLNSALGKVVGLWETTFIVHVTGLVLVSLLLLVCRDGDGSLANVFQAPWYTFLGGVLGVMIVYAVIRSMPRVGVAPATTAIILGQVFTAGLVDHFGLFGMNKIPFSLYNVLGTLLMAGGAWLILKR from the coding sequence ATGGCACAAAAACTTTTGCCCCTGGCCATAGCCGCGCTTTCCGGGATTGCCATGGCCGTACAGGGCTCGCTTAACTCCGCCCTGGGCAAGGTGGTCGGCCTGTGGGAAACCACCTTTATAGTCCACGTAACGGGGCTTGTGCTGGTTTCATTGCTGCTTCTGGTTTGCAGGGACGGTGACGGCAGCCTGGCTAACGTATTTCAGGCGCCCTGGTACACCTTTCTGGGCGGCGTGCTGGGAGTTATGATAGTGTACGCCGTTATCCGCAGCATGCCCAGGGTCGGCGTGGCGCCGGCCACAACCGCCATTATTCTGGGGCAGGTTTTTACGGCGGGGCTGGTGGATCACTTCGGCCTTTTCGGAATGAACAAAATTCCCTTCAGCCTGTACAACGTGCTGGGGACCTTGTTGATGGCAGGAGGGGCCTGGCTGATTCTTAAAAGATAA
- a CDS encoding predicted divalent heavy-metal cations transporter: MAAIVLMGLIAGLGTCLGALLVALPGRPRPGVFSFLLGLAAGIMAAVIVIDLVPSSLRYGSLPAALAGFLSGAGLMAILDLAFIFFSPSSARPGSFLKMGFLIAAGIALHDFPEGLAIAAGYAAAKDLGPLLAFAIGLHNIPEGMACAAPLKYGGLSTGLILAINAAISLVTPLGVLLGLAAVKVSGGLIGLLLAFAAGAMTYIILRELAPQSRRNSKFMACLGMAAGAAAIMALGLIF, translated from the coding sequence TTGGCTGCTATTGTTTTAATGGGACTGATTGCCGGTCTTGGAACATGCCTGGGGGCGCTGCTGGTCGCCCTGCCCGGCCGGCCGCGCCCCGGCGTCTTTTCCTTCCTGCTGGGCTTGGCGGCAGGCATAATGGCGGCTGTTATCGTAATCGACCTGGTTCCTTCCTCGCTCCGGTACGGCAGCCTGCCCGCCGCCCTGGCCGGTTTTTTAAGCGGCGCCGGGCTTATGGCCATACTCGACCTGGCCTTCATCTTTTTTTCCCCCTCCTCCGCCCGGCCGGGAAGCTTTTTGAAAATGGGTTTTCTGATTGCAGCAGGCATTGCCCTGCACGACTTTCCGGAGGGCCTGGCCATCGCGGCCGGCTATGCCGCCGCAAAGGACCTGGGGCCGCTTCTGGCGTTTGCCATCGGCCTGCACAACATTCCTGAAGGAATGGCCTGCGCCGCCCCGCTCAAGTACGGCGGCCTCAGTACGGGGCTGATTCTGGCCATCAATGCGGCGATCAGCCTGGTAACCCCTCTCGGCGTATTGCTCGGCCTGGCCGCTGTTAAAGTATCCGGCGGCTTGATCGGCCTTCTCCTGGCCTTCGCCGCCGGGGCCATGACCTATATCATTCTCCGCGAGCTGGCGCCCCAATCGCGCCGCAACAGCAAGTTCATGGCCTGCCTGGGCATGGCTGCCGGCGCCGCCGCCATCATGGCCCTTGGCCTTATCTTTTAA
- a CDS encoding hypothetical protein (containing partial ErfK (COG1376), Uncharacterized protein conserved in bacteria and partial LytE (COG1388), FOG: LysM repeat.) gives MGENRGRTYGSHILINLATRQLSYFEGSRLMNTYPVGVGKPSTPTPTGKYSIIEKIMNPGGVLGTRWMGLSIPGGRYGIHGTNNPSSIGGYVSNGCIRMFNEDVEELFAKVEIGTPVEIIPGTGSQPENIQAGAQDGAKRHTVLPGESLWEIARRYGKSLESIIAANNMANPDLIYPGQTIIIPS, from the coding sequence ATGGGCGAAAACCGCGGGCGCACCTACGGCAGCCATATTTTAATCAACCTTGCCACCCGGCAGCTTTCTTATTTTGAGGGCAGCCGCCTGATGAACACTTACCCGGTGGGCGTGGGCAAGCCTTCAACACCCACACCAACGGGCAAATATTCCATAATTGAAAAGATAATGAACCCCGGCGGAGTGCTGGGAACCCGCTGGATGGGCCTTTCCATCCCCGGCGGGCGGTACGGCATTCACGGCACCAACAATCCCTCGTCCATCGGCGGCTACGTCTCGAACGGCTGCATCAGGATGTTTAACGAGGACGTTGAGGAGCTTTTCGCAAAGGTCGAGATTGGGACTCCGGTGGAGATTATTCCGGGTACCGGCTCGCAGCCTGAAAATATCCAGGCCGGCGCGCAGGACGGGGCAAAGCGGCATACGGTGCTGCCGGGGGAAAGCCTCTGGGAGATAGCCAGAAGGTACGGGAAAAGCCTGGAATCCATAATTGCCGCCAACAACATGGCCAACCCCGATCTCATTTACCCCGGCCAGACCATAATTATTCCTTCTTAA